One part of the Rutidosis leptorrhynchoides isolate AG116_Rl617_1_P2 chromosome 1, CSIRO_AGI_Rlap_v1, whole genome shotgun sequence genome encodes these proteins:
- the LOC139883168 gene encoding uncharacterized protein, with the protein MARLTFVFLKLLLFLLIGISYVLGKSFRRHPLGARNRLTKPTKVNTESSSNSLEYEVYNYTQTLDHFNFKPESYMTFQNRYVIISKYWGGASKNAPIFVYTGEETDVIGDVEYLGFPHILAQRFGALLVYIEHRYYGTSMPFGSEDEAYSNSSTLGYFTSEQALADYAQIIVDLKKNMSAENCPVITIGASYGGMLASWFRMKYPHIAYGAYAASAPILYFWGLTPQTGYDGVVSSDFNSTSRSCHDTIRESWFEIDKVAAQSNGLSSLSQMFNTCMPLNSTQELKENLEEWYDTWAQYDSPADNYLQRFCNATDGAGATTYILNKIIAGFVAVQGNICIYLRDFSRNKTSGWDWQSCTEMVMPMGRGENDTMFQANPFDLDKYTNKCQQAFGVTPRPYWIPVEFGGYGIKTVLEKFASNIIFTNGLRDPYSSGGVLQNISDTVIAIYTEEGHHCLDINTPLDTDPDWLVAQRVSVIDTIQGWLSKYNVPS; encoded by the exons ATGGCAAGACTAACTTTTGTCttcttaaaattgttattgttcttGCTAATAGGGATAAGTTATGTGTTAGGAAAAAGTTTTAGAAGACACCCTTTAGGTGCAAGAAATAGATTAACTAAGCCAACAAAGGTTAATACCGAAAGCTCTTCAAACTCACTAGAGTATGAAGTTTATAATTACACACAAACATTGGATCATTTCAATTTTAAACCAGAGAGCTACATGACCTTCCAAAATCGTTATGTCATAATAAGTAAATATTGGGGTGGGGCGAGTAAGAACGCCCCTATCTTTGTTTATACGGGAGAAGAAACTGATGTCATTGGTGACGTTGAGTATCTTGGGTTCCCTCACATTCTTGCTCAACGATTTGGCGCTCTTTTGGTGTATATTGAG CATCGGTATTATGGGACTTCAATGCCATTTGGATCTGAAGACGAGGCATATAGTAACTCTAGCACTCTCGGTTACTTTACCTCAGAGCAAGCTTTGGCTGATTACGCTCAAATAATAGTTGATCTTAAGAAGAACATGTCAGCAGAAAATTGTCCTGTTATAACTATTGGAGCCTCTTACGGTGGAA TGCTAGCATCGTGGTTTCGCATGAAGTATCCACACATTGCATACGGAGCTTATGCAGCCTCGGCTCCAATATTGTACTTTTGGGGGCTTACTCCACAAACTGGCTATGATGGAGTTGTTTCAAGTGATTTTAAT AGTACAAGTAGGAGTTGCCACGACACCATAAGAGAATCTTGGTTTGAAATTGACAAAGTTGCTGCTCAATCAAATGGTCTTTCTAGTCTGTCCCAAATGTTCAACACATGCAT GCCATTAAACTCAACCCAAGAGCTAAAAGAAAATTTGGAGGAATGGTATGACACTTGGGCGCAGTACGACAGCCCTGCAGACAATTATTTGCAACGTTTTTGCAATGCAACCGATGGAGCTGGAGCAACGACTTATATTCTTAACAAGATCATAGCCGGATTTGTTGCAGTTCAGGGaaatatatgcatctatttacgcGATTTTAGCCGTAACAAAACTTCTGGATGGGATTGGCAG TCGTGCACCGAAATGGTAATGCCAATGGGACGTGGAGAAAACGATACGATGTTTCAAGCGAATCCTTTTGATTTGGACAAATACACCAATAAATGTCAACAAGCTTTCGGTGTTACGCCAAGACCTTATTGGATTCCCGTTGAATTCGGAGGCTAC GGTATAAAAACTGTGCTTGAAAAGTTTGCAAGTAACATTATCTTCACAAATGGACTTCGTGATCCATATAGTTCTGGAGG TGTTCTTCAAAATATATCAGATACAGTTATAGCTATATACACGGAGGAAG GGCATCATTGCTTGGACATCAACACTCCGTTAGATACTGACCCCGACTGGTTAGTTGCTCAGCGGGTGAGCGTGATTGACACTATTCAAGGGTGGCTCTCTAAATATAATGTCCCTAGCTGA